From Eriocheir sinensis breed Jianghai 21 chromosome 19, ASM2467909v1, whole genome shotgun sequence:
GTTGTGCAACACTTTCTTCtcgtgctgcctatagcgccgccAGGCTCTCCGGAGGGGCCTGATGGATTGTCCCAGCCCGTTAGGGTCGCAGGCGAATTTCAGGTGGTTGCCGTGATACATGACTATGAGATGTTAATGGCTCCTAAGCATTCATGAGGCTGTTTGGTTAGGGGGGGACGGAAACACCTCACCAGGCAACAGCCAATCAACAGCTTCTTCACTGACCTGGAGTCAGGTCGTGCGGGGATCCGGCTGAGGTGAACGGACCACCACACGACCCGCTGCTCGTGCCCACGGCGGCGGCGGCCGAGGCGAGGAGCAGCGGCGCGGAGCGGGGCTGAGCCAGAGTATCTGGAGTCTTGGACATAAACACACGGACGAGGTATGCGATGCTTGCGTGACAGGGGCGGTCAGGGTGCTGATTTTAAGCAGTTAATCTTTAGTTATTTTGCCGTGCCTTTTTCGTCGTCTACCCTGCTGTAATTCTTAATGTTTTGTCCGTTGTAGATGTGGTGCAGTATCTTGCTGGCGgcagtgatggtggcggcggcgggcggccaGAGTCGATTTAGTTATGACGGGACGCCCCTAGATGACGACGTGGTCGTTGGGTCAGGACAGCGTCAGCAGTTCTTTGCGTCCCGACAGCCCCGGCCACAACAGCTGTTTGTACAGGAGCGGCCCCAGCAGGTCTTCGTCCAGCAGCAGCCTCAGCCACAGCTGTTTGTACAGCCTGAGCCACAGCAGGTGTTTGTGCAGCCCCAGCCACGCCCCATGTTCCAGATGCTCCCCTCGTTCTCACAGCAGGCGGCGGTGATCCAGAGCGTCCAGCCGCAAGTGTCTTCCGCCTGTCCGGCCACTTACTCCCTGGTAAGTCACTCCCTCTAAACTCGTGTTGCACCAATACTCTTGACGATGCTTCCCTCCCGCTGACCGCCGCTCCCGTCCCCAGGTCCACACCACCTACCAGGGCCGAGTCTACCACTTCTCCTGGTGCAACCTGCCCGGCCACGGTTTCTCCCAGTCCGCCGCCAGAGACTACTGCCGCGGCCTCGGCGAGGTAACAGTGATGAACCGACGCGGCAGCTTTGACCTATACAGCGTCGATCGCACTACTGATTTCGATTACTTCTTCGAGCTGCTCCTCCAGCGTGAGTTTACTATACCGTGCATGTTCCCCTCGTTCATGGCTCATTGATAGGCCTATAATACtttaatataaatattcaaagaaATGAGTACCTTATTATTGGTACTATAAATATTCAAGCTTGTGTGATTTTCACTGACAAACCTTTACTTGCAGACCAAATCCCCTCCGTCTGGACCAGGGACCTTGCCTCCACCGCGCCCTATGAAATCCGCGGCTCCATCACCAGGTGAGTTTCGGCTCTGCCATTCATAGCCACTCTCCCATTGCCGCCTTCCCCGCCGCACCCTCCTCGCTAACACTGTCTTCCTCACCAGGTCCGGGGACTCCACGGTCGGCCAAGACTGCCTCTCGCTGGAGGCTTCCACAgacggcctcttcctcctccaggacTCTTGCTCCGACCGGAAGGCCGCCGTCTGCGTGGCTCATTGGCAGTAGATAAGTTTGTCAATAACCTGCTTATCATTGTGTAAATAAATGTGCTCCTGTACTCCCTTGTTTGTTCTTTATCGTGACTTTGATCAGAAGTTAGTTTGAATCATTTGAGACtggttgaaaaaaaataattcttaGGACAAGGAGACTTGCGTATGTCCCATTATATGATCCAGCATATTGTCTCAAAGAATCTTAAAGTTCAAAGCAATACCGCATGTATACTGTAATACGTACGTGTTATGCTGCCCAACAAACTCAGTCAAGGGGGAGCGTGGGGCCCTTCCTAATTAGGACGCCATTAGAAAGTCTTGGAAGGAATTGTTAGACATGTTAACATTATAATAAATGCACAGACGCAACTTGGTTGTTCCTTGAAAAATGGAGGTTGTTTATCAAATCTCTGAATTGGTGGTTATTTGActgaatgtttattttttttacgttgctgcctgttgcgccggtaggcaacttaccggtggggcctgatggtcggcccaaggctgcttccaggtggggtctgatggtcggcctagcccgttccggcgcaggcgagtttttatagtggcgtcatcttgcattgCTTCATGCTTGCCCCCCCCGGAACtctcttgattcgcttggacggcttcctcctagagtccgggttgatgggtggtctaaaggacagaatgtgggtagttaagccactcggcggtgactgaaaaatccgaggtggtagcatggggattcgaacccgcgtccatcacgcggtgaatgtgggcccagtacgctaccagttcagccaccgcctacccaatttaCGTGGGTCGTAGACATTAAATTCTTTGTTTGAAGAGATGCGGCACTATTTGATTTATATCTTTATGTGAACAGTTGCGGCACTTTTTATTTGGTTAATATAATTGTTAGAGCAGATGCGGCACTCTATTTGATTTATATCATtgtttgaacagatgcggcactctatTTGATTTATATCATAGCTCAAACAATTTGGTTTATATCATTGTTTGAGCAGATGCGGCACTCTATTTGGTTTATATCATtgtttgaacagatgcggcactctatttggtttatatcattgtttgaacagatgcgtcactctatatttggtttatatcactgtttgaacagatgcggcaccctatatttggtttatatcgGACCGACGAAACACGTGATATGTCACTTTAAAAATTACCAAATTCATTTACGGTAGCGCAGGAAAAGCATTGTCAGATTAATACTGATGAGAAAGTAGCTTCGGCCATAAATCTTTTGCAAGTCGACGTGTTTCGCGGCTCATTGGACAGCGCAGGTTCTCCGACGACCTCCGACGGGGTATTTCAATATCGGGTAAAGGTTAAAAATACGAGTGAGGCACCAAGCAGCTGATCTCGCGCGGCGACGCGTTCAACCTTTACTGAACTTCACGAGTAAAATTATGGTGCTTACAGTGACACGAAGGGTCAGGGTACTGATACCCTTCACTTGACTCCCATTCCTGACGGCACCGGGGCTCGAAACGCCTCGCCCTGGTTCATCCTTTAATGGCTTGACGCTCCGAACCGCGACACCATTTGATTCAAAAGTTACGGCGTTTCTGTTTACGTGATGGCTTACTGCTCCGGAAATGTCATGAAAAGTTTTTATTTTACGTTCTGCTCATGGCTGGGAAGGGCGTTcttggtgaggcctgatggtcggccccagatTGTTATGGGGCAGGCaaatatttatagtggcgccattttgcttggctcatgctgcccccctggagctcatctttgatttcGTTTTACAGAGggaatccagagtccgggttgataggtggttttcaggacaacatgtgggtagtttcaggCCACTCGACGGTTGCTGAAATATCCCAGCTTATGGCAgggggcgggactcgaacccacgTCCTCCTGGATGCAGTAcccacacactgaccactcacCAACCACCTGGTGTAAAATGTTCCCCATCTGGCACCAGCCTACAACCACCCCCatgtctcccctcccctctctccagcCGACATCGTTGGGTACTCAGGACggaacccacccacacccacacccacacacacacggcccggaagctcagtggatagagcgtttGCCTCACAAGCAGAAGGACCGGAGTTCAAttcccctgttcacctagcagtgagtaggtacgcgacgtcaggcaaggagttgtgacctcgttgtcgcggtgtgttgtgtgtgagtggtctcagtcctacccaaagatcggtactatgagctctgttctcttccgtaggggaacggctggctgtctcgagagacccgcagcagaccaagaggtgaattacacacacacacacacacacacacacacacacacacacacacacacacttcgctgTCTCTTCTTCGATGGCACTTTAATCATAATGATCGTCGTATCGAGGAGAGCTTTACGGAACAAGTTTAAAATAAAGTGAATAAATTATTTTTTGCAAAAATTGCTGATAAGTAAAAAGCGGTGTAGCAGTGTTATTTACTGACATACTCAAtgtattttcttctatttactATGTAGTTTTAGAAATCGTGTTATAGTTGTACAATCGTTGCTTAAACACAGTGTTAAAACTGCTGTTGTTGTGCA
This genomic window contains:
- the LOC127000816 gene encoding uncharacterized protein LOC127000816 isoform X1 is translated as MWCSILLAAVMVAAAGGQSRFSYDGTPLDDDVVVGSGQRQQFFASRQPRPQQLFVQERPQQVFVQQQPQPQLFVQPEPQQVFVQPQPRPMFQMLPSFSQQAAVIQSVQPQVSSACPATYSLVHTTYQGRVYHFSWCNLPGHGFSQSAARDYCRGLGEVTVMNRRGSFDLYSVDRTTDFDYFFELLLQHQIPSVWTRDLASTAPYEIRGSITRSGDSTVGQDCLSLEASTDGLFLLQDSCSDRKAAVCVAHWQ